CTCCAACCACGAGATGCATCAACAAGTACGGTTCGATCCCCTGGAGCCCGCGCCCGCTTGGCCCGACAGCCAATCGGCCCTGAGCCCGCCCATAGGCGCGGTTCCGCGCGATAGCGAGGCCGTGGTCGCGGATACCTCCCGCTTCCCTGGCCCACCGGACCGGCAATTGCTCGAGCGCGGGCGCGAGCGCTATGTCATCTATTGCGCCCCCTGCCATGGAGCCTACGGCGACGGGGACGGGATGATTACGCGGCATGGCTTCCCCCATCCCCCTTCCTATCATGAGGCGCGGCTCCTGGCCGCCGCCCCGGGCCACTTCTATCGCGTCATCACCGACGGGTTCGGCATGATGTATTCCTATGGCTATCGCGTGCCGCCGCCGGACCGCTGGGCAATCATCGCTTATATACGCGCCTTGCAACTCAGCCGGCGGGCCACCCTCGGGGACGCTCCGGACGCGGAACGCCGGCGCTTGGAGGCGCTATGATGCGGACCGCGCGCGACGGCGCCTATGCGGCCTTGGCCCTCGGCCTGCTGGGTACCCTGGCCTGCGCGGCGGGGCTTTTTTTCGACTCCGCCCAGGCCCTGCGCTCCTGGCTTTTCGCCTTCATCTTCTGGCTGGAACCGGCCCTCGGATGCCTGGGCTTCCTGATGCTGCATAACCTGGTGGGAGGATCGTGGGGAAAGAAAGTACGGCCCTACTTGGGGGCGGGCGCCTTGACCTTGCCCTGGCTGGCCCTGATCTTCGTGCCCCTCGCTTTCGGCCTGCGCCACGTCTATCCCTGGGCCGCCCCCGATGCGATGGAAGATCCCCTTTTGCGGCATAAGCTTCCTTATCTGAACCTGCCTTTCTTCCTCATCCGCGCGGTCTTGTATTTCGTGATCTGGGGAGGGCTGGCTTGGCGGCTGGCCGGGCGGGCTTCCCGGACAGCGGAGCGCACGCTAGGAGACTCGAAGGCATCGGCCCGCGCCAATGCCTGGTCCGGGCCCGGCGTGGTTTTGCTCGCCTTCGCGGGCCAGTTCGCGTCCTATGACTGGACCATGTCCCTGGAGCCGCATTGGTATTCCACCATGTACGGATTCCTGTTCCTGGCCCAGGCCGCGCCCGCCACCTTGGCGCTATTGCTCTTGACGGCCGTCTTCGCGCGCAGGCGGGACGCGGCCGCGCCCGATCTCGATCCCGCCGGATTCCGCGATCTCGGTTCCCTATTACTAGCCTTCTTGGTGATCTGGATCTACGCATCCTTCTTCCAATACATGCTGATCTGGTTCGGCGATCTTCCCCATGAAATCTCCTGGTTCGTGAACCGCAATGCGGGGGCTTGGAGCTGGATCGCGCGCGCCTTCGTCGTCTTCTACTTCGCGGTCCCGTTCTTCTTGCTCCTGTTCCGCTCCAACCGCAGCAGCCCCAGGCGCCTGGCCTGGCTGGGCGGATGGCTGCTCTTCGCCCATTTGGCCTACATGTTCTGGTTCATCACCCCATCCTACCGGAAATCGGGATTCGGCATCAGCTGGCTGGATGCGGCGGCGTGGATCGCCGTAGGCGGATGGTGGCTGGGCGCGTATCTCTGGGGCCTGGCAGGCGTGCCGCATGCCGCCGTGGCGGAAAGTCCACATGACACCCACTGATTCAGGCCCGTCGCAGCCTTCGTTGGAAGCCCAACGGGAGGTGAAGGACATGGGCCATTTCTGGGTGGCGGTTTTCGGAGGCGTTCTATTCCTGGGCCTGATCACCTTGCTCGCGTTCCTGTGGGGATTGCAGCCCGTACTCGGTCGTCCTTCCGATCCGCCGGCCCTGCATCCCAACGCCATCGCGCATGCCGGCGACAGCGCCACGGTAATGCGATTCAGCTCCCGCGCGCCCGGATTGTTCCCGGACCCTCCCGGCGATTTGCGCCGCTTCGGCGCGACCCAGGCGGCCCGGGCCCCGGCCTACGGCTGGGTGGATCGGCAATCGGGCATCATCAGCATTCCCGTGGACCAGGCGATGGATCGCATCGTCTCGGAGGGCTGGCCGAATTGGGTTTTCCCCGGGGTGACGGGAGGGGCGGCGGCGCAACCGGTTACACCGGCGGAAGCGGAAGCCGCGGCGAAAGGAAACGCGCGATGAGGAGAAGATCCCTTTATTCGGCCATGCTGATTCTCACCGTCGCATCCGTTAGCGGTTCGGCGGAAAGTGGTGCTTCAGGAAACATCACTTCGGGAAAAATTGATCCCAGCCCCTACTCCCAAATCGGCTTGGATCAGAAGTTGGGCGCCCGGGTGGATCTCTCCTTGCCTTTTCGCGACGAAGCGGGGATTCCCATCAACCTCGCCCACGTCGCGTCCGGTAAACCAATTCTATTGGTTCTCTCATATTACCGCTGCCCCATGCTCTGCACCTACGTGCTGACCGGGCTCGCCCAGGGGCTGGACGGCATTTCCCTTCAGCCCGGACGCGATTACCGTGTGGCCGCCGTGAGCATCGATCCGCGTGAAGGCCCCTCCCTGGCGACCGCCAAGAAGAAGACCTATATGGCCCGCGTGGGGCGCGATGCGGGCGCGGCCGAGGGCTGGCGCTTCCTCACGGGCGAGCAGTCCTCCATAGCGGCCCTGGCTGCCTCGGTCGGATTCCGTTATGCCTATGATAAAGCCGCCGGGGAATACGCCCAT
The genomic region above belongs to Fibrobacterota bacterium and contains:
- a CDS encoding SCO family protein, whose protein sequence is MRRRSLYSAMLILTVASVSGSAESGASGNITSGKIDPSPYSQIGLDQKLGARVDLSLPFRDEAGIPINLAHVASGKPILLVLSYYRCPMLCTYVLTGLAQGLDGISLQPGRDYRVAAVSIDPREGPSLATAKKKTYMARVGRDAGAAEGWRFLTGEQSSIAALAASVGFRYAYDKAAGEYAHPAAVIVLTPEGRVSRYFPGVEFPPRDLRLGLVEASQGKLGSISDRVFLACYRYNPVTGKYAPYLNGSLRALGAFLVLSLILSAVALERKGRKRARALARQAETQKTSAHA
- a CDS encoding cytochrome c, yielding MHQQVRFDPLEPAPAWPDSQSALSPPIGAVPRDSEAVVADTSRFPGPPDRQLLERGRERYVIYCAPCHGAYGDGDGMITRHGFPHPPSYHEARLLAAAPGHFYRVITDGFGMMYSYGYRVPPPDRWAIIAYIRALQLSRRATLGDAPDAERRRLEAL